The sequence below is a genomic window from Silene latifolia isolate original U9 population chromosome 7, ASM4854445v1, whole genome shotgun sequence.
CGCATTCGGTGAATTAAACACAAAAAAAGAGCGATTTTGGGTATATACGACCCGCATATAACAAAGTTACATTTGGGTAACTTACGGCAATGGAGAAGATGATTTAAGGATGTCTATCGTTTATAGTTTTAACAAATTGATAGATTGATTGATAGGTCAGGCATGCGAATCATCGAAGAGTTAATACTCCATCTCACATTGATCTTCCCActttaccttatttatttatcCTCATGTAAACAAGGTAATTACACACTCCCCCTTAACTTGTGTTCCTAAAACAGAATTCGAACAAAATAAAAACATTCTCGTTTATATCCCCCCTCCCCTCAACACTCTACCCTCCCAAGTAGTAGTCCCCGCACCTTGCACGCCAACCATCACCACCTACAGCCTACCGTACTTACATCACCATGAAACTCTACCAATGTCGGCAGTCCATGTGCACCCAAAACTTCCATATGTATAGTATTTGGTTTACAATTTCCAACAATATTTCTATTTTTCAATTTCATGGGCAAACACCATGAAAATCACCAATGATGAACTCTAAAACTGTATTTGTAGCAATTTAAAACAAAAGCTCAATTAAACCATTTGCTATAAAgactaaattaaaatattaaattaCCATTTGCACTAAACGTTGTGAATTGCCACAACCTTTTTCCTATTGAAGATGCCGCAACGAACATAGCCCTAGATAGCACGGACACTTCTCCTAATCGGCCTTCACGTGTCGGACACCTCACCATTCAGACACGCGTCAAAATGTGTCGGACACCTCTAAAggcgtgtctaactttcatcttttatttgggcacgtgtccatggtatttgtaCACTTTCAAacgaaatcaagttgaatttaaggtaaataGAGTGGATTGTTATACGGTTGAATTTGGTAGGGAAATAAGTTGAATTTGGGGCAAATGATATTCTTTAGACGAGTAATGAGATttcgaaatagattgattataagttggattttggttttggaaatgtgaatgagttataattaaccTCAAATTTTACaatcacttatttaaatttaatatcatatactttttcaaaaataaaatcacacatatataactatgaaatatatatttattaaaaataaataacgtgtcccgtgtccgttttggtgctacctagacaTAGCCACAAACTATTTCCCATAATAGACTGGTGACAGCCAACTCATGACGACAAGAGCTTGAGGGACTACAATGAAGGCGGTAGAGGAACTCATGGTGATGGTTGTCATGGTGATGTTTGTAGTGATAGAGCCGGGTAGTGAGTTAGAAATGTTAGTTGGGTTGTGGATGACTGAGAGATTACTAGCGGTGGGCAGAATTGTTCATTTACGGTAGAGATTGGCATTATGATCAAAATTAACATGCAAATCGTGCAAATCTGATCCTAAACAAGTTGTTAACAAGCACCCATACACTCACGGGAATGATTGGCAGCAAAACAAAAAGCCTCTTATGATCAAAATTAACATGCTCACACATCATCAAACATCTTATCTGCACATACAttaacattaaacaatttatcatTGAAAATTTTGAGATATGGCGAGTGTATGAGGGGTTGAGGGATGAAGAGTCGAGGGTGGCTGAACAACCCAACGGTGGGTGGGTGTAATGGTGGGGGTGTCTAGTGAGGAATATTGAAAGTTTTATAACTGGATTTGCCGATTAAACAAATTATGTTCActtaaataaaattattattcAAGAATGAGTGCCATATAGAAAGTAGAAAGGGGGAGATCAAAAAGCAATGGAGGGACtactaaataaggaaaaaagagcataaaaaaaacatcccaaaagggaaatttaaaaaaaaaatgctaAAACTTGATTGAAACTTCAAGTGTGATAGGAAGTTATGCCAAAAAGAGAAAGAAACACAAGACGCACAAAGTCTTGAACATTAGGTGGGGAGATTAGAGACACACTAGCAAATCACTACTAGACCCAAAATTATAGTCTTTTGCAATATGAAAAATTCTTAGGTCCTCCTGGAGTACAATTAATGTGTCCTCCGTAGCCAATAGAAGCTTTCATTTCCAATATTTTACTTAAATTTGCCTTCATATTTGTAACTTTTAAATTGAGATGAAAACTCCTATTGGCTAGAGGAGGACACATTAAATGTCCTCCACGAGGACCCAAGAATTTTTCTTGCAATATCACCTCATAATGGATGCTCAATTAAGAGTTAAATACCTCGACGTAGGTTTTCTTCAACCTCAAAAAATGACCTAGTTACTCCTAAATCAAACATATAAATGAGTAACAAAGTGTTTTGACAATGTGTGAAGTTGGGCACCACAAATATACTTCTGAAAGGCAAGGGAGACAGCGTGGTACCCAAATTAGAGTTGAGAATCGgtaaaacaacaatcaaaacaagGCTCCTTAAATCAAATATATCTTCTCTCCTCTCTATCTAACTTctgaaataaataaaaagaaataGTGGGCAAGAGCTAAGTGTCacgtgaagaaagaaaaggagtCTTCCCCTCTTTGGAATTTACATCTACTTCCTATGTGAAGATGCTCTCTTCTTTCCCATATAAAGAGCATCTTTCCAATCTACTCCCCTAGATTTTTACGTGGTACCCTAATTCTACACCAATACACCCTAGACTTTTCTATCAAACTCAATTATGCCGCTAAGTTATGTAAAACATTACGTAATCTATTAGTTTCATAAATTGTGTAGCTCTTATACCCGCCTTTAATGCTTGATTCCATTATCTTTCCTTAATCACCAATGTCAATCTTTCCCTTTTTTAAAGCCATACGTGAGAATGCTAGTAAGCTAAAAGAAAAATCCTCGAAAGCGGCATTTGATTAGTAAAAGGGTAAAACAAAATATGGTATCAACAGGGTGAGAAAAAAAGGAAGGAATGAAATACCTTCTTCGATTGTTTAGAAAATGCAAGTAATTGAAAAGGAAACCATAATACTCAACAAAACCCAGCCCTCACCATCAATCATCAATCATCAACATCAACGACCATAAACATCACCCACGTAGGCAACATAACACGATTGTTTGCCGCAAATTTGACGTCATTTTTCGCCCTTGTAATCCATAGCCAACACCATAACCCCATAACTACTACTGAAAATCCCCTCCTCACCACACAAAACACTTTGGtgttatattttgaagaaaaggaTTCACCCATGtactttcattgtttgtaattaatTCATTCGATCGTTGAATTAAGGTTCGTTTCTGTGTTATTTACACCCAATATACAAGATTTCAAGGTTCATTTATGTGTTATTTACACCCCATATATAATTTGCAACTAATATTATTGGATTCGTGAacatatgtaatgatattttgcCTTAATTACGAAAAAATACTAATGTGCAATATTGTGTTATTTTTTAGTTAGACTTCATTTCTAACTAACTTAACAAATAAGACCTCTTAACTTCCGGATCATTTCCACAAATGTTAAAAATAATATACTAAGGTTTGTACCACTTGAAtcattaataaaattaatatagtTTTTCACTTTTTTGTACTTAAATCATTAACTAACAAAAtcttcttttttttctatttctttttacAAGAACGACAATCCgatcattgaggacaatgtaaggATCATCGACTTTGGAGCCTCATGTTCTTTCGGCGAAGATGTGACAATAGCGACAGATGCATACTGCAATGAAGGTAAATTAGTTGTTTGTtatttaaattcaaaatttcaatatGAAATTCCTTTTCATTACTACCACTCAAAATGAAGCATTTAGAATCCACgaatatttttttattaatacaAATGCTTATAATGCTTACCTAGAAGTGTCAACTTTCGACCCATTTTTTTTAAGGTAAGATAAGATCTGACAGAGTCCAGCCAATTTGACCCGAACCCAATATAAACTTTTGAAACTTTACCTTTCTTCATACAACGACTAGAAGCGTCAACTTTCGACCCATTTTTTCTAAGGTAAGATAATATCTGACAGAGTCCGGCCAATTTGACCCGAACCCAATATAAACTTTTAAAACTTTACCTTTTTCCATATTACCACTCAAACAAAGCATTTTGAATCCACGAAAGTTATTTTTTTATAAATACAAATGTTTATAAAGCTTACCCTAGAAATGTCTCGACCCATTTTTTAAAGGTGAGAAACGAATACTAGGGTGGAGTGACCCATTAAGTCGAAGataatttattaaaatattataaaattAATATGTATATACTATACTATATACGATTCAACAAATTCTTTACGTTTATTTCTTTGCGATGTATGGCAGGCCATTTTACTTTTTTACTTTTTTGCGCTTTCCTTTACCAATCCCAATCACCCCTTCCGCAACCAGTAGACATCCTTGTTCTTTACCCACCCAACCCAACCGCTTAGCTTTTCAATGGACCACCCTACAGTAATGGAGCCTAACTCAGCCAAACTCGACGAGAAACAACCACATCCACAACCACAATTGTACACCAACTAACACCTGTTAGACCACACCAGACCGGGCGCCACCCTTTCGTCTGGTTTCTCCTGTCTTCAATGTCGACATGGTCGTGTTTGTTGAAGAGTGAAATGTAATGGTAGATGGGGTTATGGACAAGAGTAGGTTATTAATTAGATCGGTAAAGAAGTTACCTAAATAAATACGTAAAGAACACGTTGAAACAACCAAAAAGGAAAACGTAAAGATATAGAGTCGGAAGGAGTATTTCACAGAATCATAATAAAAAAATTCACTTTAATAttttaaattacaaaaataattagCAAGTCATTTAAATATTTAAAATTAATTCTTCAGATATAAGTAAGTTAACAAATAAATATGAAAGTATTCATATTACATTAATAGTGGTAAATAAATAAGGTTTGTGATAGACGATACATCTCAACCAAAACGTTAAGACCTTAGGGTGATGGTTTAGGTCCAATCAATATTTCAATATCCTAATACACCCACTCACTTGAATGTGCACACTTCAATGTGCCCAGGCTCCTCCATAAAACTCATTCGTGAGATATTGGGGGCTTCAAGGATTTGAACCTGTGACCTCTAGTATAATTTAATATCTTAATAGCTTGACCCCTAACTCGAGCATATCTTTTGACTAAACACACTCAACCCATTCCAGAAGAATATTTAACATTATAACTTTAATTTAATTACAGGTGAGCAAGAGCAAGGAGAGAAAACGAAGGCTAGTCCACAACGAGACATCTATGCATTCGGGTCGATTCTGATCCATCTTTTGTGCCGCAACTCTGAAGTACGAAACGACGTAAACGCGGAACAATAAGTATTCAGAAATACGTCTGCGCAATCAAAGATAGCCAATTCGTCCATGGGAACTTGAAGAAGAAACACAACAGGACCGAAGTCGAGAAACTAGGAAAGCTGACAAAAGATTGTGTTGCAGAAGACCCCCAATCAAGGCCCTCAATTAAAGAAATCCTCACTACTTTGGACAACTTATCGAACTAGTATTTCCTTGTTTTATTATTACACATTTATTACAATTTTATATTTGTTATTTTTTATGGATACTTGTAGATGCTCCCGAGGAAATGGTGTGGGTCTTTCTAGACACGCAAAAAGTGTTCAACTTTCCTATTTCGGATATGTTGAACCACCATTTCTTGGGTAACGGCTTTTCCCTACGCGGTTTTGCTCTTTGAGCTTCTATTTGTATTCACCACTTTTTGATTATGGATACATTTTGATATAGTTTGATAATATGATAATATCTTTGCTAAAACATTTGCGTTGTACTCCATATCTTTACTTAACTTTGGAGAAACTAATGGTCAAAATGAGTTCGTCGACCACCAAAGTCAAAGAGGGAATGAAAACTATAACTAATGGAGataataaattgaagagtaaaaTAAAGAACCCTATACAAAAATTCTAGAAATACGTAACGTTGAAGCGATTATGTCAGATTTAATACGCAAGAATCATAGGTTGTGCACCATACAATGAAGACCactattgatttaaaacaaaaattgcACATGGACACAAAAATTGCACATGGACTtaggggagaaaaaaaaaaacataagagaaGTAAAAAAGATCACAACTTTAATTGAATTCACTCGACAAAGTGGAAAGTGGAGAGAATACCTGCAAAATAGAACGATCCCATGATGCAACAGAGCAAATCCGCGCACATCCTGAGATTTTGCAACAAGATAAAAAGGATTGGAATTTTATCATATTGGTTCAATCACGGCATAAAAttcataataaaataaaatcttCTAACAAAAAAAACTTAGAAAGTGAAGGAAAGAAGGTACCTATTGAATCCAAGCCGGCAAATAGTAGCCTCATCGgcagcacaaaaaaaaaaaagataaatcaGATGGGGTATAAGAGCATTAAAGCTTGGATTTTTTCTTATCCTAAAATTGATTTAACACGGAAATTGTTTGAAAGAAGCAAATTTTAATTGAATTCTATAAAATCCAATGATGCAAAAATCCTTTTTTTACGCAAGGGACTAGTTTTCGAGAGTGATAAAATCTCAATTGACACAAATCGATAGTATTAGCTACCCAGATTTGTATAAAAGCATTTGAATTGTTTCCGTTGTCGATAAAGATAACAACTTTAGTGATAGAAAACCATCTGATTAGAtatacaattgataaagttgacATCTTTGGAGTCGGCGAAACAATGAAAGCATCAATACGAACCTATAAAGCAGTTTTGCTACAACCACCGAGAGATCCGATGACTCAAACCTGCAAATAGATAGATTCGATGATGCAGAAAtctaaataataattaaaaaaacaaGGATTTAATTTTGGCAAATACAGACGTTAGATAGATCCGATGACACTAACCTGCAGAAGCAATCGAATTATTACCGTTGTTGTTGATAAAGGTAACAACTTTTGTGATCCGACAACCCGACAGCCTCCCTCCTCTCCAACCGGTCTTCGTCCTCGTCCGGATCTGCCAAAAAGGCCGGATCTGCCAACCCGAAATACCCTCCCTCATGCCGCCCTCCTTCCTCCCACATCGTCACCGACAACAACCTGTTTGATGTGCTGTTTTTTCAATTTTCAGATTTGTTGTGTCGATGCCCTTATCTTTGTTGTTTGTAGGATTAGTTTCAGATTGGTTTTGATATAGTTAAATGCCAAGATTACTATCTTTTGTTTGTGttggttggtgttggtgttggcggTGGATGGTGTCTTAGGGTTGTCTTTGGTTGGTGAATGATAATATCTTTTTTCCTATCTTTTGTTTTCGGGAAACAGGAAATCAACTCGCCAACAATAATAGGAT
It includes:
- the LOC141593164 gene encoding serine/threonine-protein kinase MPS1-like, which encodes MHDARITHCDLKPANIMLAKNDNPIIEDNVRIIDFGASCSFGEDVTIATDAYCNEGEQEQGEKTKASPQRDIYAFGSILIHLLCRNSEVRNDVNAEQ